In one window of Macadamia integrifolia cultivar HAES 741 chromosome 2, SCU_Mint_v3, whole genome shotgun sequence DNA:
- the LOC122092297 gene encoding abasic site processing protein YoqW isoform X1, translating to MCGRARCTIRADDIPRACGVNDGRIRSVQMDSYRPSYNVSPAAYMPVVRREDGSGGEGFVLHCMKWGLIPSFTKQTEKPDHFRMFNARSESIGEKASFRRLVPNNRCLVAVEGFYEWKKDGTKKQPYYIHFKDERPLVFAALYDSWKNSEGEVLYTFTIVTTCSSSSLQWLHDRMPVILGNEGSTDAWLNGSLSKLDSVLKPYGDPDLVWNPVTLAMGKTSFNGPECIKEIQLKSEEKNSISKFFTKKRTENQQETARTNLLENVKDEPGNQEDTEDPTDSKGNNGSKPDVSSLLNKEAEKCGIKREYEESAADLKSMIDSTDKSEASHAKKKANLKSAGDNQPTLLSYFGKS from the exons atgtgtggAAGAGCTCGGTGTACAATAAGAGCGGACGATATTCCTAGGGCATGTGGCGTCAACGATGGGCGCATACGCTCTGTGCAAATGGACAG TTATCGCCCATCTTACAATGTTTCACCTGCGGCGTATATGCCCGTTGTTCGGAGAGAAGATGGATCAGGTGGTGAAGGTTTTGTACTTCACTGCATGAAGTGGGGACTGATACCCAGTTTCACCAAGCAAACTGAGAAGCCTGATCACTTTAGGATG TTCAATGCTCGATCGGAATCGATAGGTGAAAAAGCTTCTTTCCGTCGGCTTGTTCCTAACAATCGATGCCTCGTGGCTGTAGAAGG ATTCTATGAGTGGAAAAAAGATGGGACGAAGAAGCAGCCTTATTACATTCATTTTAAGGATGAACGACCTCTTGTGTTTGCTGCTCTTTATGATTCTTGGAAGAACTCCGAAG GTGAGGTTCTATATACGTTCACCATTGTGACAacttgttcttcatcatctttgcAGTGGCTTCACG ATAGGATGCCTGTTATTTTGGGTAACGAGGGCTCTACTGACGCATGGCTGAATGGTTCTTTGTCTAAGTTGGATTCTGTGCTTaaaccatatggagatcctgaCTTG GTGTGGAACCCTGTGACACTTGCAATGGGAAAAACATCATTTAATGGACCTGAGTGCATCAAGGAG ATACAATTAAAATCTGAGGAGAAGAACTCAATCTCAAAGTTCTTTACAAAGAAGAGAACTGAGAATCAACAGGAGACTGCCAGGACAAATCTCCTCGAAAATGTGAAAGATGAACCTGGAAATCAAGAAGACACCGAAGATCCAACTGATTCCAAAGGAAATAATGGTTCTAAACCTGATGTTTCTTCTCTACTTAATAAGGAAGCTGAGAAATGTGGAATAAAACGGGAGTATGAAGAATCTGCAGCTGATTTGAAGTCGATGATTGACAGCACTGACAAGTCGGAAGCAAGTCATGCGAAGAAAAAGGCAAACCTTAAGAGTGCAGGTGACAACCAACCAACTCTGCTCTCATACTTTGGTAAAAGCTAG
- the LOC122092297 gene encoding abasic site processing protein YoqW isoform X2 — protein sequence MWRQRWAHTLCANGQFSFSYRPSYNVSPAAYMPVVRREDGSGGEGFVLHCMKWGLIPSFTKQTEKPDHFRMFNARSESIGEKASFRRLVPNNRCLVAVEGFYEWKKDGTKKQPYYIHFKDERPLVFAALYDSWKNSEGEVLYTFTIVTTCSSSSLQWLHDRMPVILGNEGSTDAWLNGSLSKLDSVLKPYGDPDLVWNPVTLAMGKTSFNGPECIKEIQLKSEEKNSISKFFTKKRTENQQETARTNLLENVKDEPGNQEDTEDPTDSKGNNGSKPDVSSLLNKEAEKCGIKREYEESAADLKSMIDSTDKSEASHAKKKANLKSAGDNQPTLLSYFGKS from the exons ATGTGGCGTCAACGATGGGCGCATACGCTCTGTGCAAATGGACAG TTCTCTTTCAGTTATCGCCCATCTTACAATGTTTCACCTGCGGCGTATATGCCCGTTGTTCGGAGAGAAGATGGATCAGGTGGTGAAGGTTTTGTACTTCACTGCATGAAGTGGGGACTGATACCCAGTTTCACCAAGCAAACTGAGAAGCCTGATCACTTTAGGATG TTCAATGCTCGATCGGAATCGATAGGTGAAAAAGCTTCTTTCCGTCGGCTTGTTCCTAACAATCGATGCCTCGTGGCTGTAGAAGG ATTCTATGAGTGGAAAAAAGATGGGACGAAGAAGCAGCCTTATTACATTCATTTTAAGGATGAACGACCTCTTGTGTTTGCTGCTCTTTATGATTCTTGGAAGAACTCCGAAG GTGAGGTTCTATATACGTTCACCATTGTGACAacttgttcttcatcatctttgcAGTGGCTTCACG ATAGGATGCCTGTTATTTTGGGTAACGAGGGCTCTACTGACGCATGGCTGAATGGTTCTTTGTCTAAGTTGGATTCTGTGCTTaaaccatatggagatcctgaCTTG GTGTGGAACCCTGTGACACTTGCAATGGGAAAAACATCATTTAATGGACCTGAGTGCATCAAGGAG ATACAATTAAAATCTGAGGAGAAGAACTCAATCTCAAAGTTCTTTACAAAGAAGAGAACTGAGAATCAACAGGAGACTGCCAGGACAAATCTCCTCGAAAATGTGAAAGATGAACCTGGAAATCAAGAAGACACCGAAGATCCAACTGATTCCAAAGGAAATAATGGTTCTAAACCTGATGTTTCTTCTCTACTTAATAAGGAAGCTGAGAAATGTGGAATAAAACGGGAGTATGAAGAATCTGCAGCTGATTTGAAGTCGATGATTGACAGCACTGACAAGTCGGAAGCAAGTCATGCGAAGAAAAAGGCAAACCTTAAGAGTGCAGGTGACAACCAACCAACTCTGCTCTCATACTTTGGTAAAAGCTAG